Proteins found in one Choloepus didactylus isolate mChoDid1 chromosome 25, mChoDid1.pri, whole genome shotgun sequence genomic segment:
- the LOC119520505 gene encoding olfactory receptor 7C1-like yields METGNQTHVSEFILLGLSEDTKVQPLLFGLFLMIYLVTFMGNLLIILAITYDSHLHTPMYFFLSNLSFADIFFTSTTVPKRLVNIQTGTKIITYEGCLSQMYFSMLFAVLDNFLLAVMAYDRFVAICHPLNYTVIMNPQLCGLLLLASWLLSVLVSLLHDLMVLRLSFCRELEISHFFCELSQVVQLACSDTFPNDIVKYSAVGLVGVIPLTGILFSYSKIVSSVLRILSARGKYKAFSTCGSHLSVVSLFYGTGLGVYLSSAVAQTSRASAIASVMYTVVTPMLNPFIYSLRNKDLKQALEKLFRCATV; encoded by the coding sequence ATGGAAACAGGAAACCAAACACACGTGTCAGAATTTATCCTCCTGGGACTCTCAGAAGATACCAAAGTACAGCCCCTCCTCTTTGGGCTGTTCCTGATGATATACCTGGTCACCTTCATGGGGAACCTGCTCATCATCCTGGCCATCAcctatgactcccacctccacacacccatgtacttcttcctctctaacctGTCTTTTGCAGATATCTTTTTCACTTCCACCACTGTCCCAAAGAGGTTGGTGAACATCCAGACAGGAACCAAAATCATAACCTATGAAGGCTGCCTCAGCCAGATGTATTTTTCTATGCTTTTTGCAGTATTAGACAACTTCCTCCtggctgtgatggcctatgaccgctttgTGGCCATCTGTCACCCCCTGAACTACACGGTCATCATGAACCCCCAGCTCTGCGGCCTCCTGCTGCTGGCATCCTGGTTATTGAGTGTTCTGGTCTCTCTTTTACATGACTTGATGGTTTTGCGATTGTCTTTTTGTAGAGAGTTGGAAATCTCCCActttttctgtgaactttctCAGGTAGTTCAACTTGCTTGTTCTGACACATTCCCCAATGATATAGTGAAATATTCTGCAGTTGGACTTGTGGGTGTTATTCCACTCACTGGGATCCTTTTCTCTTACTCTAAGATTGTCTCCTCTGTTTTGAGGATTTTGTCAGCTAGAGGCAAGTATAAAGCATTTTCCACATGTGGGTCTCACCTCTCAGTAGTGTCCCTGTTTTATGGTACAGGTCTTGGAGTGTATCTTAGTTCTGCTGTTGCCCAAACTTCAAGGGCAAGTGCAATAGCCTCAGTGATGTACACGGTGGTCactcccatgctgaacccctttaTCTACAGTCTTAGAAACAAGGACCTAAAGCAAGCCTTAGAAAAACTCTTCAGATGTGCAACAGTATAA